A single region of the Methylocystis echinoides genome encodes:
- a CDS encoding sensor histidine kinase, giving the protein MPWVHKLNEMSVRREGPFPWLVALALFGVGLSTRLLLAPLLEGMKFLTFYPVVAAATLLCGWRQGVLVLALSTLTAWNLFFEPIGSFAIPDRRTGGALIGFVIVGAFNVLIVGALRAAIQRADVAKNAQETLFRELQHRVANNLQLVVALLRNAQRNLRNPVTAAEMLNEAEERIMVMSQLHRRLHDGSAYASGLEPLLQEVLANAFSGLPVVVHVDVEDASELSIDQMTAITLLTNEAALNAAKHVFGKGLGSRFDVSLSRSATGRLHLRIADDGPGMGAEVVDANVKSLGMGIMEAFALQLGGSLEVVRNQGASLSVEFETGRAA; this is encoded by the coding sequence ATGCCGTGGGTGCATAAGCTGAACGAGATGTCGGTTCGGCGCGAGGGGCCTTTTCCATGGCTTGTCGCGCTGGCCCTGTTCGGCGTGGGCCTCTCAACCCGCCTTCTGCTGGCGCCCTTGCTGGAAGGGATGAAGTTCCTCACCTTTTATCCGGTGGTCGCCGCCGCCACGCTCCTTTGTGGATGGCGGCAGGGCGTTCTGGTTCTCGCTCTGTCGACTCTGACCGCCTGGAATCTGTTTTTCGAACCTATTGGCTCGTTCGCGATCCCGGATCGGCGCACGGGCGGCGCCTTGATCGGTTTCGTGATCGTCGGGGCCTTCAACGTTCTGATCGTCGGCGCCTTGCGGGCAGCCATTCAGCGCGCGGACGTCGCCAAAAACGCGCAGGAGACGTTGTTTCGCGAGCTCCAGCACCGCGTCGCCAACAATCTGCAGCTTGTCGTCGCCCTGCTGCGAAACGCGCAGCGAAACCTCAGGAACCCTGTGACGGCGGCCGAAATGCTGAATGAGGCGGAAGAGCGAATCATGGTGATGTCTCAGCTTCACCGTCGCCTGCATGACGGATCTGCCTATGCGAGCGGGCTCGAACCCCTGTTGCAGGAGGTGCTCGCCAATGCCTTCAGCGGCCTGCCGGTGGTCGTGCATGTGGATGTCGAGGACGCATCCGAACTTTCCATCGATCAGATGACAGCCATCACGCTGTTGACCAACGAGGCCGCGCTCAACGCCGCCAAACATGTCTTCGGCAAGGGACTGGGCAGCCGGTTTGACGTCTCCCTGTCCAGAAGCGCCACGGGGCGGCTCCATTTGCGCATCGCAGATGATGGTCCGGGCATGGGCGCTGAGGTCGTCGACGCCAATGTGAAGTCACTGGGGATGGGCATCATGGAGGCCTTCGCGCTTCAGCTCGGCGGCTCGCTCGAAGTCGTCCGTAACCAAGGGGCCTCCTTGAGCGTGGAGTTTGAAACCGGCCGCGCGGCATAG
- a CDS encoding DUF882 domain-containing protein, whose translation MTTPRDSDKRKIKSSSLSIALGFLTALVSSLTPATTETAVANGDTRTIYLHHAHTGEDIAATYLVNGQYDSRVLEQLNWFLRDWRRDEPTNMDPRLFDVVWEAYRNAGAGNQVINVVSGYRSPETNAMLRARSRAVAKYSQHMLGKAMDTTMPGMPMSQVREIGMRMQRGGVGYYPNANTPFVHLDVGNVRSWPRMSYEQLVRLFPDGKTVHLPTNGQPLPGYEEARAEIEARANGAYVTAPRRTFGGFLAALFGGGGEDEDAEIAAPPPSTRKQWAALAPRNARGGESDGGEEGGAAEERPTGRRGRNQLARAEADLPRGETTMTATGAVAVAPQQERGAQTAAPEPPEEIAQPAQEEQSRRHYAKVPLPPRGRPASLDEKTTEVAGLETAAPDLRASADAQDGEMSDKHHYVKAPLPPRRPARLVAASDPGDPTETQARNTHAAPQAASPEDAAGRESPALAYAPASPADTAASDAEDAKPVRRASAQKGDLVPARLDRSNFNTLTSATPAARTATRSVIGAPITGVRSAARAGEASALLPPARPARLVGFSTSDTPPANKFAPGQKSDAGLRK comes from the coding sequence TTGACGACGCCTCGCGACAGCGACAAACGCAAAATAAAATCGTCGTCACTTTCGATTGCGCTGGGCTTTCTGACCGCGCTTGTCTCCAGCTTGACTCCCGCGACCACCGAAACCGCCGTCGCCAACGGCGACACGCGGACGATCTATCTCCATCACGCGCATACGGGCGAGGACATCGCTGCCACCTATCTGGTCAATGGCCAATATGACAGCCGCGTCCTCGAGCAGTTGAACTGGTTCCTGCGCGACTGGCGCCGCGACGAGCCCACCAATATGGACCCCCGGCTTTTCGACGTGGTTTGGGAGGCCTATCGCAACGCAGGCGCGGGCAACCAGGTCATCAATGTCGTTTCGGGCTATCGCTCGCCGGAAACCAACGCCATGTTGCGCGCGCGCTCGCGCGCCGTCGCCAAATATTCCCAGCACATGCTCGGCAAGGCCATGGACACCACCATGCCCGGCATGCCGATGTCGCAGGTTCGCGAGATCGGCATGCGCATGCAGCGCGGCGGGGTCGGCTATTATCCGAACGCCAATACGCCCTTTGTGCATCTCGACGTCGGCAATGTGCGCTCGTGGCCGCGGATGAGCTATGAGCAGCTCGTGCGCCTCTTCCCGGATGGGAAAACCGTGCATCTGCCAACCAATGGCCAGCCGCTGCCGGGCTACGAGGAGGCGCGCGCGGAGATCGAAGCGCGCGCGAACGGCGCTTATGTGACCGCGCCCCGGCGCACCTTCGGCGGCTTCCTTGCCGCACTTTTTGGCGGTGGGGGCGAAGACGAGGACGCCGAGATCGCGGCGCCGCCGCCGAGCACGCGCAAACAATGGGCGGCGCTCGCGCCACGCAATGCGCGGGGCGGCGAAAGTGACGGCGGCGAGGAGGGCGGAGCCGCCGAGGAACGGCCGACCGGCCGACGCGGCCGCAACCAACTCGCCCGCGCCGAAGCTGATCTGCCGCGCGGCGAAACCACGATGACGGCCACTGGCGCTGTCGCCGTGGCGCCGCAACAGGAGCGCGGCGCGCAGACGGCGGCGCCTGAACCGCCCGAGGAAATCGCGCAGCCGGCGCAGGAAGAACAGAGCCGGCGTCACTACGCCAAAGTGCCGCTGCCGCCGCGGGGCAGACCCGCGTCCCTCGATGAGAAGACAACCGAGGTGGCGGGCCTCGAGACGGCGGCGCCGGACCTGCGCGCCTCAGCCGACGCCCAGGACGGGGAAATGTCGGATAAGCATCACTACGTGAAAGCCCCGCTCCCGCCCCGTCGTCCCGCCCGCCTTGTGGCGGCCTCCGATCCCGGCGACCCGACGGAAACCCAGGCTCGTAATACTCACGCGGCCCCGCAGGCCGCTTCGCCGGAAGACGCGGCGGGCAGGGAAAGCCCCGCGCTCGCTTACGCGCCTGCCTCGCCGGCGGACACGGCGGCGTCAGACGCGGAAGACGCGAAGCCCGTGCGCCGCGCGTCCGCGCAGAAAGGCGATCTTGTCCCCGCGAGGCTGGACCGGTCGAATTTCAACACACTGACGTCGGCGACCCCTGCCGCGCGCACCGCGACCCGCTCGGTGATCGGCGCGCCGATCACGGGAGTTCGTTCCGCGGCCCGGGCGGGCGAAGCCAGCGCGCTGCTGCCGCCGGCGCGCCCTGCTCGTCTCGTGGGGTTCTCGACGTCGGACACGCCGCCCGCCAACAAATTTGCGCCCGGCCAAAAGAGCGACGCCGGCCTGAGGAAGTAA
- a CDS encoding NUDIX hydrolase, with translation MRGDAPLILTARADDKTAEAALPSGPFDPVRHRTFEIGLRSWVAEQTGAPLGYVEQLYTFGDRGRHARAGDRDPHVVSVGYLALTRSGEDAQRPAFGAWRSWYDFFPWEDWRNGRPDLIETTILAGLGDWVADAPDAIASGLSRRQRVELLFGKRGFNEENVLERYELLYEAGMVEEALRDGREAAARRGALEPLGAPMRHDHRRILATAMGRLRAKMKYRPVIFELMPAAFTLTELQRTVEAIAGRHLHKQNFRRLVETSAIVEPTGEMSLRTGGRPAALFHFRRNVLQERPAPGLRVGIRS, from the coding sequence GTGAGAGGGGATGCGCCGCTCATCCTGACCGCCCGCGCAGACGACAAGACCGCAGAGGCGGCGCTGCCCTCCGGCCCCTTCGATCCTGTCCGTCATCGCACCTTCGAGATCGGCCTGCGCAGCTGGGTCGCCGAACAGACCGGCGCGCCGCTCGGCTATGTCGAGCAGCTTTACACCTTCGGGGATCGCGGCCGCCACGCGCGAGCCGGGGACCGCGATCCGCATGTCGTCTCGGTTGGCTATCTCGCGCTGACCCGGAGCGGTGAAGACGCGCAGCGCCCCGCCTTCGGCGCCTGGCGAAGCTGGTATGATTTCTTCCCCTGGGAGGACTGGCGCAACGGCCGCCCGGACCTGATCGAAACGACGATCCTCGCCGGCCTCGGCGACTGGGTGGCGGACGCGCCCGACGCCATCGCGTCCGGACTTTCGCGCCGCCAGCGCGTCGAGCTGCTTTTTGGCAAGCGCGGCTTCAACGAGGAAAATGTCCTCGAGCGCTATGAACTGCTCTATGAAGCCGGCATGGTCGAGGAGGCCCTTCGGGATGGCCGCGAGGCGGCGGCCCGGCGCGGCGCGCTGGAGCCGCTCGGCGCGCCCATGCGCCACGATCACCGCCGCATCCTCGCCACCGCCATGGGCCGGCTGCGGGCCAAAATGAAGTATCGGCCAGTCATCTTTGAACTGATGCCGGCAGCCTTTACGCTCACCGAACTGCAACGCACAGTTGAGGCGATCGCAGGTCGCCATCTGCACAAGCAAAATTTCCGTCGGCTCGTCGAAACCTCCGCGATTGTGGAACCCACCGGCGAGATGTCTTTGCGAACCGGCGGGCGGCCGGCGGCTCTATTTCATTTTCGCCGCAATGTTCTGCAAGAACGTCCAGCGCCGGGCTTGCGGGTGGGCATAAGGAGCTGA
- a CDS encoding tyrosine phosphatase family protein, which yields MSSGRLYVCSMTKVVDTVRASGARSLVTILTAGASLVRPCGIAHERHLRIAVSDIDTAVDGHILPGEEHIDRLLAFLEQWDQADPLVIHCYAGVSRSPAAAYVAACALAPHRCEFELARELRRISPTATPNRRLVALADRRLGREGRMAAAIAAIGRGADCFEGAPFALELA from the coding sequence ATGTCGAGCGGGCGACTGTACGTCTGTTCCATGACCAAGGTGGTCGACACGGTCCGCGCCAGCGGCGCGCGCTCGCTCGTGACGATTCTGACCGCCGGCGCCTCGCTGGTGCGGCCCTGCGGCATTGCGCATGAGCGCCATCTGCGTATCGCCGTTTCCGACATCGACACGGCCGTCGACGGGCATATCCTGCCGGGCGAGGAACATATCGACCGGCTTCTCGCCTTCCTCGAGCAATGGGATCAGGCGGACCCGCTCGTGATCCACTGCTATGCCGGCGTCAGCCGTTCGCCGGCCGCCGCCTATGTCGCCGCCTGCGCGCTGGCTCCGCACCGCTGCGAGTTCGAACTGGCGCGGGAGCTGCGCCGCATTTCGCCAACGGCGACGCCGAACCGGCGCCTTGTCGCGCTGGCCGATCGCCGTTTGGGCCGAGAAGGGCGCATGGCCGCAGCCATCGCCGCCATCGGCCGCGGCGCCGATTGTTTCGAGGGAGCGCCTTTCGCGCTCGAACTGGCCTGA
- a CDS encoding HD family hydrolase, which yields MTGSSAGKGLPRNVPARAWQRMLSGRRLDLLDPSPLDIEIEDIAHGLSRVARWNGQTIGPHIFSVAQHSLLVERIAAQIEPAIGRGERLFMLLHDAPEYVIGDMISPFKAVIGDAYKSTENKILSAILLRFSLPAAPAPATLKLAKQADRAAAFFEAVALAGFTRREAERIFGRPAISPQALSVEITPTPVEATQARFLARFREIDQG from the coding sequence ATGACTGGCTCATCCGCCGGAAAAGGCCTGCCCAGAAACGTCCCCGCCCGGGCCTGGCAGCGCATGCTCTCCGGGCGCCGGCTCGACCTTCTCGACCCCTCCCCGCTCGATATCGAGATCGAAGACATCGCCCACGGTCTCTCCCGCGTCGCCCGCTGGAACGGCCAAACCATCGGTCCGCACATCTTCTCCGTCGCGCAGCACAGTCTGCTGGTTGAAAGGATCGCGGCGCAGATCGAGCCCGCGATCGGACGCGGCGAGCGCCTCTTCATGCTGCTGCATGACGCGCCCGAATATGTCATCGGGGACATGATCTCGCCGTTCAAGGCGGTGATCGGCGACGCCTATAAATCTACTGAAAACAAGATATTGAGCGCGATCCTGCTGCGCTTTTCACTTCCCGCCGCGCCAGCCCCGGCGACGCTGAAACTCGCCAAACAGGCCGACCGGGCGGCGGCATTTTTCGAGGCGGTGGCGCTTGCAGGCTTTACACGGCGCGAAGCCGAGCGCATTTTCGGCCGCCCTGCGATCTCGCCGCAGGCGCTGTCGGTCGAGATCACGCCAACCCCCGTGGAGGCCACTCAGGCGCGTTTTCTCGCCCGCTTTCGCGAGATTGACCAAGGTTGA
- a CDS encoding DNA-3-methyladenine glycosylase I — translation MESNALPSARQQPASWGDCVVLHEDGLPRCPWPGLDPLYVAYHDQEWGKPETDGRALFEKLILDGFQAGLSWITILRKREAFRRAFEGFDPAAIARFDGRRVHSLMQNGDIVRNRAKIEGAVLSARAWLEIEAAHGFSTYLWDFVDGAPIVNNPKRISDVPTQSPISMRLSKDLKAKGFKFCGPTIVYAFMQAVGMVNDHLADCHVRAKG, via the coding sequence ATGGAGAGCAACGCCTTGCCGTCGGCCCGCCAACAACCAGCAAGCTGGGGGGATTGCGTGGTTCTGCATGAGGACGGTCTGCCGCGCTGCCCGTGGCCGGGGCTCGACCCGCTTTACGTCGCCTATCATGACCAGGAATGGGGCAAACCCGAGACGGACGGTCGCGCGCTGTTCGAGAAGCTGATCCTCGATGGCTTTCAGGCCGGGCTGTCCTGGATCACGATTCTGCGCAAGAGAGAGGCGTTCCGACGCGCCTTCGAGGGCTTCGATCCCGCCGCGATCGCCCGCTTCGACGGCAGGCGCGTGCATTCCCTGATGCAAAACGGCGACATCGTGCGCAATCGCGCCAAGATCGAGGGCGCTGTGCTGTCAGCGCGGGCCTGGCTGGAAATCGAGGCGGCGCATGGTTTTTCGACATACCTCTGGGACTTCGTCGATGGCGCGCCCATCGTGAATAACCCGAAGCGAATCAGTGACGTGCCGACGCAGAGCCCGATTTCGATGCGCCTGTCGAAGGACCTCAAGGCCAAGGGCTTCAAATTCTGCGGGCCGACAATTGTTTACGCATTCATGCAGGCGGTCGGGATGGTGAATGATCACCTCGCCGACTGCCATGTGCGGGCAAAGGGCTGA
- a CDS encoding DUF3126 family protein: MEKGELRKLQAFLRRSFGNDDIRVALDPKDTETAAVHLGERKIATISVDDEDGDRSFAYEMKIPVGREVLQSYLRKLFENDALTIVARGRKTDSVELNSGGDFLGVISADDAKLSTFTLQMAILDFDLEEE, translated from the coding sequence GTGGAAAAAGGCGAGTTGCGAAAGCTGCAGGCGTTTCTGCGCCGCTCCTTCGGCAATGACGATATTCGCGTCGCGCTTGATCCGAAGGATACGGAGACCGCCGCCGTGCATCTCGGCGAGCGCAAGATCGCAACCATCTCGGTTGACGACGAGGACGGCGACCGCTCCTTCGCCTATGAGATGAAAATCCCGGTGGGCCGGGAGGTGCTGCAATCCTATCTTCGCAAATTGTTCGAAAACGACGCCCTGACCATCGTGGCGCGTGGCCGCAAGACCGACTCGGTCGAGTTGAACAGCGGCGGCGATTTTCTCGGCGTCATCTCCGCTGATGATGCGAAGCTTTCCACTTTCACGCTGCAGATGGCCATCCTCGATTTCGATCTCGAGGAAGAGTGA
- a CDS encoding sensor histidine kinase, which produces MRLSRFISRSIATRLFLTAAALSSVVLLVASVFFTAYYRQEADEIFERRLDVYLRAIVADVSESGQEGRTGPGQLGDPQFELPGSGWYWQITRMDDSAHEIKTSRSLFAERLPKLSDLGVQAGVGGSRRGDAKGPDGRRLRIVERVIDAGDTGIYLVQVAAATEEMEEQIARFQFELIVAFAALAIALAGVAAFQVRFGLRPLRLLQRELVSIRRGERDRITGAYPDEVAPLAVELNLLIGANRDILERARTQVGNLAHALKTPLSVMVNEADAAPSPLAEKVNEQARIMRDQISFYLDRARAAARGGALGAATPLAPCTEALLRTFTKIYGEKGVAFSGNVGAELKFLGERQDLEEMIGNLLDNAGKWAKSHVALSIAPDADDGAGRSALLVTIDDDGPGLAPHLRAQATERGRRLDETKPGSGLGLSIVADLAAAYGGALELDDSPAGGLRAKLRLPGF; this is translated from the coding sequence ATGCGCCTGTCGCGCTTCATCAGCCGCTCCATCGCGACGCGGCTCTTCCTGACGGCGGCGGCGTTGAGCTCCGTCGTGCTGCTTGTCGCGAGCGTTTTTTTCACGGCCTATTACCGGCAGGAAGCCGACGAAATTTTCGAGCGTCGGCTTGATGTCTATCTCCGCGCCATCGTCGCGGACGTCTCCGAGTCGGGCCAGGAGGGTCGAACCGGTCCGGGCCAACTCGGCGACCCGCAATTCGAACTGCCCGGATCGGGTTGGTACTGGCAAATCACGCGGATGGACGACTCCGCGCATGAGATCAAAACGTCGCGTTCGCTTTTCGCCGAGCGCCTGCCGAAGCTCTCCGATCTCGGTGTTCAGGCCGGCGTCGGCGGCTCGCGACGCGGCGACGCAAAGGGGCCTGATGGACGACGTCTCCGTATTGTCGAACGCGTGATCGACGCGGGCGACACGGGCATCTATCTCGTTCAGGTCGCCGCCGCCACGGAAGAAATGGAAGAGCAGATCGCGCGCTTCCAGTTCGAACTCATTGTCGCCTTCGCCGCGCTGGCGATCGCGCTCGCCGGCGTCGCGGCCTTTCAGGTGCGTTTCGGCCTGCGTCCCTTGCGACTGCTCCAGCGCGAACTCGTTTCAATTCGCCGGGGCGAACGGGACCGCATCACGGGCGCGTATCCTGATGAAGTCGCGCCGCTCGCCGTGGAGCTCAATCTTCTCATTGGCGCGAATCGCGACATTCTCGAGCGGGCGCGCACACAGGTCGGCAATCTCGCCCATGCCCTGAAGACGCCGCTCAGCGTCATGGTCAACGAAGCCGACGCGGCGCCTTCGCCGCTTGCCGAAAAGGTCAATGAGCAGGCGCGCATCATGCGCGACCAGATTTCATTTTACCTCGATCGCGCGCGCGCCGCCGCCCGCGGCGGGGCGCTCGGCGCGGCGACTCCGCTTGCGCCCTGCACCGAGGCGCTGCTGCGAACCTTCACCAAGATCTATGGCGAGAAAGGCGTCGCCTTCTCGGGCAATGTCGGCGCCGAGCTCAAATTCCTCGGCGAACGCCAGGATCTCGAAGAGATGATCGGCAATCTGCTGGACAACGCCGGAAAATGGGCGAAGAGCCATGTCGCCCTGTCTATTGCGCCGGATGCAGACGACGGCGCCGGTCGCAGCGCCCTTCTCGTCACCATCGACGACGATGGGCCGGGCCTCGCGCCGCATCTGCGTGCGCAGGCCACCGAACGGGGGCGCCGCCTCGACGAGACCAAACCGGGCTCGGGTCTGGGCCTTTCGATCGTCGCCGATCTCGCGGCAGCCTATGGGGGCGCGCTCGAACTGGACGACAGCCCGGCAGGTGGCCTGCGCGCGAAACTTCGCCTTCCCGGCTTTTGA
- a CDS encoding response regulator transcription factor, which produces MRLLVVEDDKDLNRQIAEALEQSGYAVDRAFDGEEGYFLGETEAYDAVVLDIGLPKKDGIAVLESWRAAGRAMPVLILTARDRWSEKVQGFDAGADDYVAKPFHMEEVLARIRALLRRATGHATNEIVCGPVRLDTKAGRVVVDGAPVKLTSHEYRLLAYLMHHSGRVVSRSEIIEHIYDQDFDRDSNTIEVFVGRLRKKLGVELIQTIRGLGYMAAPPAQVDGKR; this is translated from the coding sequence GTGCGGCTGCTCGTCGTCGAAGACGATAAGGACCTCAACCGCCAGATCGCCGAGGCGCTGGAACAGTCAGGCTATGCGGTCGACCGCGCCTTCGACGGCGAGGAAGGCTATTTTCTCGGCGAGACGGAGGCCTATGACGCCGTCGTGCTGGATATCGGCCTGCCGAAAAAGGACGGGATCGCGGTGCTTGAATCGTGGCGCGCCGCGGGCCGCGCCATGCCGGTGCTGATTCTGACGGCGCGCGATCGCTGGAGCGAAAAGGTGCAGGGCTTCGACGCGGGCGCCGACGACTACGTCGCCAAGCCTTTCCATATGGAGGAAGTGCTCGCGCGCATCCGCGCCCTGCTGCGCCGCGCGACCGGACACGCGACAAATGAGATCGTCTGCGGCCCCGTGCGTCTGGACACAAAGGCCGGCCGCGTCGTCGTCGACGGCGCCCCGGTGAAGCTCACCTCGCACGAATACCGGCTTCTCGCCTATCTGATGCATCACAGCGGCCGGGTCGTCTCGCGCAGCGAGATCATCGAACATATTTACGACCAGGACTTCGATCGGGATTCCAACACCATCGAGGTTTTTGTCGGCCGCCTGCGCAAGAAACTCGGCGTCGAGCTGATCCAGACCATTCGCGGTCTCGGCTACATGGCCGCCCCGCCGGCGCAGGTTGACGGAAAACGCTAG
- a CDS encoding M15 family metallopeptidase, which produces MQWPNEHKAGELIAFYGDPVLHSSINPKWEHDNIVDLNPPYAMRYSWGPPVTRLRFHRKCRDAFGEALLVIKKLYGTQADIEAHRLHLTGGSLMVRLMRGSNSSWSTHSFGAALDIDPEHNPFRRKWRPGFIPIEAAHAFEACGLVWRGANGDVDPMHFQAVAR; this is translated from the coding sequence ATGCAATGGCCCAATGAACACAAAGCCGGAGAACTGATCGCCTTTTACGGCGACCCGGTGCTGCATAGTTCGATCAATCCGAAGTGGGAACACGACAACATCGTCGATCTCAATCCTCCTTACGCCATGCGCTATTCCTGGGGGCCGCCGGTCACCCGGCTCAGATTTCACCGGAAATGCCGTGACGCCTTCGGCGAGGCCCTTCTCGTGATCAAGAAGCTCTATGGAACACAGGCGGACATTGAGGCGCATCGGCTGCATCTGACCGGCGGCTCGCTGATGGTGCGGCTGATGCGCGGCTCCAACAGCAGCTGGTCGACGCACAGTTTCGGCGCGGCGCTCGACATCGATCCCGAGCACAATCCGTTCCGCCGCAAATGGCGCCCCGGCTTCATCCCGATCGAGGCGGCGCACGCCTTCGAGGCCTGCGGGCTGGTCTGGCGCGGCGCCAACGGCGACGTCGATCCCATGCATTTCCAGGCTGTCGCCCGGTGA
- a CDS encoding DUF2793 domain-containing protein encodes MTETSHLALPLLDAAQAQKHVTHNEALSLIDALVHLSVSARNITTPPASPSEGDRLLIGPGATGAFAGKEKQIASFLAGAWTFLPPRAGWRLHVAAESLLLFFDGANWVDLGVGVRELQNLTRLGVGTSADQNTPLAAKLNSALFTAKRIAEGGAGDLRLSLNKEGESRTVSQIYQSDYSGRAEVGLAGDDNFRIKVSADGAQWRDSLVIDRATGAVSLPNGGPAKIVTFAASAVYTPSPGVCFVDVILFGGGGGGGGGAKAAAGVAAVGGGGGGGGGWARGMFPASVIGASQPITIGAGGAGGTAQATNSTAGANGASGGETAFGTLLRAFGGGGGSGGGLGVASGGGGGGNHTGAGTNASAATAGSGPGSSISSGGSGATAATVTAPNWSSGGGGAPASGAAGSTGGVSYFGASGGGSGGGISVANAVASGGAGGRCYSPSFATVGVAGAASGAINGGAGPGNFASATGALSQPGGGGGGGVQNNGAGGAGGRGGAGFAVIIEFF; translated from the coding sequence ATGACTGAAACGTCGCATCTTGCCCTGCCGCTGCTGGACGCGGCGCAGGCGCAAAAGCATGTCACCCATAATGAAGCGCTGTCGCTGATCGACGCGCTTGTGCATCTGTCGGTGTCGGCGCGAAACATAACGACGCCGCCGGCTTCGCCCTCTGAAGGCGATCGACTGCTGATCGGCCCCGGCGCGACGGGCGCCTTCGCGGGCAAGGAAAAGCAGATCGCCAGCTTTCTCGCCGGCGCCTGGACCTTTCTGCCGCCGCGCGCCGGCTGGCGTCTGCATGTGGCGGCGGAATCGCTGTTGTTGTTTTTCGACGGGGCCAACTGGGTCGATCTCGGCGTCGGCGTGCGCGAACTTCAAAATCTCACGCGCCTTGGCGTGGGAACGAGCGCGGATCAGAACACGCCGCTCGCCGCAAAGCTCAATAGCGCACTCTTTACTGCGAAGCGCATCGCAGAAGGCGGCGCCGGCGATCTTCGACTATCGCTCAACAAGGAAGGAGAATCCCGAACAGTCTCGCAAATATATCAATCCGATTATTCCGGCCGCGCCGAGGTTGGACTGGCGGGCGACGATAATTTTCGCATCAAGGTTTCCGCCGACGGCGCGCAGTGGCGCGACAGCCTTGTGATCGACCGCGCGACAGGGGCCGTTTCCCTTCCGAATGGCGGACCCGCCAAAATCGTGACTTTCGCCGCAAGCGCCGTCTACACGCCGTCGCCAGGCGTCTGCTTCGTTGACGTCATTCTTTTCGGCGGCGGCGGCGGCGGCGGCGGCGGCGCGAAAGCCGCGGCGGGCGTGGCGGCGGTCGGCGGCGGCGGCGGCGGCGGAGGCGGCTGGGCACGGGGAATGTTCCCGGCGTCCGTCATCGGCGCGTCTCAGCCCATCACGATCGGCGCGGGCGGCGCGGGCGGAACCGCCCAGGCGACGAACTCGACCGCCGGCGCCAATGGCGCGTCCGGCGGAGAAACAGCGTTCGGGACGCTGCTTCGGGCGTTCGGCGGCGGCGGCGGGTCGGGCGGCGGGCTCGGCGTCGCCTCGGGCGGCGGCGGCGGCGGCAATCATACGGGAGCGGGGACCAATGCCTCCGCCGCGACAGCCGGCTCAGGCCCGGGCAGCAGCATCAGCTCGGGCGGCTCCGGGGCGACGGCCGCGACCGTGACAGCTCCAAACTGGTCGTCCGGCGGCGGCGGCGCCCCCGCAAGCGGAGCCGCCGGCAGCACCGGCGGCGTTTCCTACTTCGGCGCCAGCGGCGGCGGGTCCGGCGGCGGAATCAGCGTTGCGAACGCCGTCGCGTCCGGCGGCGCCGGGGGACGCTGCTATTCGCCTTCCTTCGCGACGGTCGGCGTGGCAGGCGCCGCCAGCGGCGCGATCAATGGCGGCGCGGGACCGGGCAATTTCGCGAGCGCGACGGGCGCACTGTCGCAGCCGGGCGGCGGCGGGGGCGGCGGCGTTCAGAATAACGGCGCAGGCGGCGCAGGCGGAAGAGGCGGCGCCGGGTTCGCCGTCATCATCGAGTTTTTCTAG